A genomic region of Xanthomonas fragariae contains the following coding sequences:
- the rlmD gene encoding 23S rRNA (uracil(1939)-C(5))-methyltransferase RlmD: protein MARTRNRFDRTPFQTAITDLSHDGEGGKVTFISGALPGELVRAEPTAHSRHFDEARTVEVLEASPQRVTPRCPHFGVCAGCVLQHLEELQQILSKQRVLMDNLERIGHVTPQTVLPALVGDNWGYRRKGRFSVRRVEKKDKTLVGFRELDPRFVADLSVCYTVIPQIGEKIPLLAALVEGMDGKRDIPQIEFIAGDAAVVLTVRHMQPLSERDRQALTEFAQAQGFAIFLQPGGVDSVHPLWPHDVPLSFRLPQWDVELAFRPLDFIQVNASLNQKMIAHALTLLDAKPDDRVLDLFCGLGNFTLPLARGVREVVGVEGDAGLVARAKENAQRNGLDNAQFYAADLTQDQRNAAWMRQGFDKLLLDPPRSGALEVLQQLPLKKFERIVYVSCHPGSLARDAGYLVNAQGFTLKAAGAMDMFPHTAHVESIAVFERR from the coding sequence GGTGCGTGCCGAACCTACCGCGCACAGCCGGCATTTCGATGAGGCCAGGACGGTGGAGGTGCTGGAGGCGTCGCCGCAGCGGGTGACCCCGCGCTGCCCGCATTTCGGCGTCTGCGCCGGCTGCGTGTTGCAGCATCTGGAGGAGTTGCAGCAGATCCTGTCCAAGCAGCGCGTGCTGATGGACAACCTTGAGCGTATCGGTCACGTCACCCCGCAAACGGTGTTGCCCGCCTTGGTCGGCGACAACTGGGGTTATCGACGCAAAGGCCGCTTCTCGGTGCGCCGGGTAGAGAAGAAAGACAAGACCCTGGTCGGTTTCCGCGAGCTCGACCCGCGCTTTGTGGCCGATCTGTCGGTCTGCTACACGGTGATCCCGCAGATCGGCGAGAAGATTCCGCTGCTGGCCGCGCTGGTCGAAGGCATGGACGGCAAGCGCGATATTCCGCAGATCGAATTCATCGCCGGCGACGCTGCGGTGGTGCTGACTGTTCGCCACATGCAGCCGCTCAGCGAGCGCGACCGGCAGGCGCTGACCGAGTTTGCGCAGGCGCAAGGCTTTGCGATCTTCCTGCAACCCGGGGGCGTGGACAGCGTGCATCCGCTGTGGCCGCATGATGTGCCGCTATCGTTCCGCTTGCCGCAATGGGATGTGGAGCTGGCGTTCCGGCCGCTGGACTTCATCCAGGTCAACGCCTCGCTCAACCAGAAGATGATCGCGCACGCGCTGACATTGCTCGATGCCAAACCCGACGACCGCGTGCTGGATCTTTTTTGTGGTTTGGGAAATTTCACCCTCCCGCTGGCGCGCGGCGTGCGCGAAGTGGTGGGCGTGGAGGGCGATGCGGGGCTGGTGGCACGCGCGAAAGAAAATGCCCAGCGCAATGGCCTGGACAACGCACAGTTCTACGCGGCCGACCTGACCCAGGATCAACGCAACGCTGCGTGGATGCGGCAGGGCTTTGACAAGCTGTTGCTTGATCCGCCGCGTTCGGGGGCTTTGGAAGTCCTGCAGCAATTGCCGCTGAAAAAGTTCGAGCGCATCGTCTATGTGAGCTGTCACCCGGGCTCGCTAGCGCGCGACGCCGGCTATCTGGTTAACGCGCAAGGCTTCACACTCAAGGCCGCTGGCGCAATGGACATGTTTCCGCACACCGCGCATGTGGAGAGCATTGCGGTGTTTGAGAGGCGGTGA
- a CDS encoding CYTH domain-containing protein codes for MPIEIERKFLVTGDDWRRAAHAVIPMAQGYINDQAALHSGAQNASVRVRIQGESAFLNLKSRQVGHTRQEFEYPIPVVEARALLALCVGGLIDKRRHLVAYQGHVWEVDEFRGDNAGLVVAEIELGNADETFAKPDWVGTEVTDDVRYYNLSLASSPFSQWQ; via the coding sequence ATGCCCATCGAAATCGAACGCAAATTCCTGGTCACCGGCGACGATTGGCGTCGCGCTGCGCATGCAGTGATCCCGATGGCGCAGGGTTATATCAACGATCAGGCGGCGCTGCACAGCGGTGCGCAGAATGCGTCGGTGCGGGTGCGCATTCAGGGCGAGAGCGCGTTTCTCAATCTCAAATCGCGCCAGGTGGGGCATACGCGGCAAGAGTTCGAGTATCCGATTCCGGTCGTGGAGGCGCGCGCGTTGCTGGCGCTGTGCGTGGGCGGTTTGATCGACAAGCGCCGGCATCTGGTCGCGTACCAAGGCCATGTGTGGGAAGTGGATGAATTCCGGGGCGACAACGCCGGGCTGGTCGTGGCCGAGATCGAACTTGGGAACGCTGACGAGACATTCGCCAAGCCCGACTGGGTTGGCACAGAAGTCACCGACGATGTGCGCTATTACAACCTGTCACTGGCCTCGTCTCCGTTCTCGCAGTGGCAGTGA
- a CDS encoding NAD(P)/FAD-dependent oxidoreductase translates to MQASDKVTPPIRARAVAVVGAGLAGLACAQRLQTAGIPVTLFDQADTPGGRMRRCVGDGWQCDHGAQYFTARNPAFVALVNEWIAAGVAARWPARVASWDGAEFRPSQSALTRFVGVPDMAAPARALAADLDVRSRTDVRVLQRGGQGWVLEVAGEDAMRACDTVLLAVPAPYAAALSADIAPALSTIARDARMQPAWAVVLHFDAAIDPGYDALFINVGPLRWVARNSSKPGRQGAETWLLHATADWSQAHRDAAPEAVIASLLPGLAALGLPLPQSCEAYRWTAASTDPPLQIGCVWDATLGIGMCGDWLAGGKVEGAWQSGMALAQRVCASHAMHSGRD, encoded by the coding sequence ATGCAAGCGAGTGACAAGGTGACGCCGCCCATCCGCGCGCGCGCGGTTGCGGTGGTCGGCGCTGGATTGGCGGGTCTTGCCTGCGCGCAGCGGCTGCAGACTGCCGGCATTCCGGTGACGCTGTTCGATCAGGCCGATACGCCCGGCGGTCGCATGCGTCGCTGTGTAGGTGATGGTTGGCAATGCGATCACGGCGCGCAGTATTTCACTGCGCGCAATCCGGCGTTTGTGGCGCTGGTGAACGAATGGATCGCGGCCGGTGTTGCTGCGAGGTGGCCCGCGCGCGTCGCGAGCTGGGACGGCGCAGAGTTCCGACCCTCACAGAGTGCGTTGACACGCTTCGTCGGCGTACCCGATATGGCCGCACCGGCGCGCGCGCTTGCGGCTGATCTGGATGTTCGATCGCGCACCGATGTGCGCGTATTGCAGCGCGGTGGGCAAGGATGGGTCTTGGAAGTAGCTGGCGAGGATGCAATGCGTGCGTGCGATACAGTGCTGTTGGCTGTGCCGGCACCGTATGCCGCTGCATTGTCGGCAGACATCGCGCCTGCACTTTCGACGATTGCCCGCGACGCGCGCATGCAGCCGGCCTGGGCGGTGGTGCTGCATTTTGATGCGGCTATCGATCCAGGCTATGACGCCTTGTTCATCAACGTCGGCCCGTTGCGCTGGGTGGCGCGCAACTCCAGCAAGCCTGGACGACAGGGCGCCGAGACCTGGTTATTGCATGCCACTGCCGACTGGAGCCAGGCACATCGCGATGCCGCGCCCGAAGCGGTGATTGCCAGCCTATTGCCAGGTCTTGCAGCGCTGGGTTTGCCATTGCCGCAGTCGTGCGAGGCGTATCGGTGGACTGCTGCCAGCACCGATCCGCCGTTGCAGATCGGCTGTGTGTGGGATGCAACGCTTGGTATCGGCATGTGCGGCGACTGGTTGGCTGGCGGCAAAGTTGAAGGCGCCTGGCAGAGCGGTATGGCGCTGGCGCAGCGCGTCTGTGCCAGCCATGCCATGCACAGCGGTCGCGACTGA
- a CDS encoding cryptochrome/photolyase family protein, whose translation MSEFNATAAERTVQMAAHTLRLILGDQLNPQHSWFAAHDAGVVYVLMEVREETDYVLHHAQKILAIFAAMRAFAAHLRDAGHRVRYVTIDNPSNRHSVPANLDALMAHYQASHLDYQAPDEWRLDEALQQWCAPRPFATRMVDSAHFLTERDEVAACFRPGSQWRMEVFYRRMRRRHRILLDASGEPEGGRWNFDRDNRAAWPGDPPAPQEWRAAHDHRALWRSIEAAGVRSFGSPNADALPWPLHRDEALQHLDAFITHALPDFGRYEDAMSTRSPRLFHSLLSFALNVKMLHPREVIARAEAAWRDGHAPLASVEGFIRQILGWREYVRGVYWSQMPGYAELNHLDQHAPLPRWFWGGQIGMRCLADVIGNSLANAHAHHIQRLMVIGNFALLAGLDPQALHHWYLGVYIDAFEWVELPNTVGMSQFADGGLLGSKPYISGAAYIDRMSDYCGGCKYQRKARVGAQACPYNALYWDFLARQRTLLQANERLAMPYRQLDDMAPDVLAQVQAQAAHWRANLEAL comes from the coding sequence ATGAGTGAGTTCAACGCCACCGCGGCCGAGCGCACTGTACAAATGGCTGCACATACGCTGCGTCTGATCCTGGGCGATCAGCTCAATCCGCAGCACAGCTGGTTCGCTGCGCACGACGCAGGCGTGGTTTATGTGTTGATGGAAGTGCGCGAGGAAACCGACTACGTGCTGCATCATGCGCAGAAGATCCTGGCGATTTTTGCGGCGATGCGCGCGTTCGCGGCGCACTTGCGAGACGCCGGTCATCGCGTGCGTTACGTGACGATCGACAACCCCAGCAATCGGCACTCGGTTCCCGCCAACCTCGATGCGCTGATGGCGCACTACCAAGCCAGCCATCTGGATTATCAGGCGCCGGACGAGTGGCGATTGGATGAAGCATTGCAGCAGTGGTGCGCACCCCGGCCGTTCGCCACGCGCATGGTCGACAGCGCGCATTTTCTGACCGAGCGCGATGAGGTAGCGGCGTGTTTCCGCCCCGGCAGCCAATGGCGCATGGAGGTGTTCTATCGGCGCATGCGACGACGGCATCGCATCTTGCTCGACGCTTCTGGCGAGCCGGAGGGTGGGCGCTGGAATTTCGATCGCGACAATCGTGCAGCGTGGCCCGGTGATCCGCCCGCGCCGCAGGAGTGGCGTGCTGCACACGATCACCGCGCGCTGTGGCGCAGCATCGAGGCTGCGGGCGTGCGCAGTTTCGGGTCGCCGAACGCCGATGCCTTGCCATGGCCGCTGCATCGCGACGAAGCATTGCAGCATCTGGATGCGTTCATCACGCATGCGTTGCCGGACTTTGGTCGCTACGAGGATGCGATGAGCACACGCAGCCCGCGGTTGTTCCATTCGCTGCTGTCGTTCGCGCTCAACGTCAAGATGTTACATCCGCGCGAGGTGATCGCCCGTGCCGAAGCCGCGTGGCGTGACGGACATGCGCCGTTGGCATCGGTGGAAGGGTTTATCCGGCAGATTCTGGGTTGGCGCGAATACGTGCGTGGCGTGTACTGGTCGCAGATGCCCGGCTATGCGGAGTTGAATCACCTCGATCAGCATGCACCATTGCCGCGCTGGTTTTGGGGTGGGCAGATCGGCATGCGTTGCCTGGCCGATGTGATCGGCAATTCGCTGGCCAACGCGCACGCCCACCACATCCAGCGGCTGATGGTGATCGGCAATTTCGCGCTGCTGGCGGGGCTGGATCCGCAGGCGCTGCATCATTGGTATCTGGGCGTGTATATCGACGCGTTCGAATGGGTGGAGCTGCCCAACACGGTCGGCATGAGCCAATTCGCCGATGGTGGCCTGCTTGGTAGCAAGCCGTATATCAGCGGCGCGGCCTATATCGACCGTATGAGCGACTACTGTGGCGGCTGCAAGTACCAGCGCAAGGCACGGGTCGGCGCACAGGCCTGCCCGTACAACGCGCTGTACTGGGATTTCCTCGCGCGCCAGCGCACTCTGCTGCAAGCCAACGAGCGGTTAGCGATGCCCTACCGGCAGCTCGACGACATGGCGCCGGACGTGCTGGCCCAGGTGCAGGCGCAGGCTGCGCATTGGCGGGCGAATCTGGAGGCACTCTGA
- the nagZ gene encoding beta-N-acetylhexosaminidase: MLLIGVAGTELSAQERDWLQHDAVAGVVLFKRNFVSRTQVAELSASIRAAAPRPVLICTDQEGGRVQRFREGFSALAPLQSFGAQYAQDPEGALAAARAHAQLMASEVRASGVDLSFAPVVDLGRGNRAIGDRAFSDDPQIVATFTRAYVQALHGAGMAATLKHFPGHGTVLEDTHVDHASDPRPLEVLQAEDLLPFVAGIEAGADAVMMAHVVYPQVAQEPAGYSQRWIEQILRGQMGFRGVVFSDDIGMAASFSAGGVAGRVHAHLDAGCDVVLVCHPELVDESLQAVAGRSLNTAALIGLIGRGVLGWDGLLAGTDASFTTSFSAPPGTTA; the protein is encoded by the coding sequence ATGCTTCTGATCGGCGTTGCCGGTACCGAACTCAGCGCACAGGAACGCGACTGGCTGCAGCACGACGCGGTCGCTGGCGTGGTGCTGTTCAAGCGCAATTTCGTCTCGCGCACGCAGGTGGCCGAGCTGTCGGCGTCCATCCGCGCGGCCGCCCCGCGGCCGGTGCTGATTTGCACCGACCAGGAGGGCGGGCGCGTGCAACGCTTTCGCGAGGGTTTTAGCGCCTTGGCGCCATTGCAGAGCTTCGGAGCGCAGTACGCACAGGACCCCGAGGGTGCACTCGCCGCCGCGCGCGCGCATGCACAGCTGATGGCTAGCGAAGTGCGTGCCAGCGGTGTGGATCTGAGCTTTGCACCGGTGGTGGATCTGGGGCGCGGCAACCGCGCCATCGGCGATCGCGCCTTCAGCGACGACCCGCAGATCGTGGCCACCTTCACTCGCGCCTATGTGCAGGCGCTGCACGGCGCCGGTATGGCTGCCACGCTCAAGCATTTCCCCGGCCACGGCACCGTCCTGGAAGACACTCACGTCGACCATGCCAGCGACCCGCGGCCGCTGGAGGTCTTGCAGGCCGAAGATCTGCTGCCGTTCGTGGCCGGCATCGAGGCCGGGGCCGACGCGGTGATGATGGCGCACGTGGTCTACCCGCAGGTTGCACAGGAACCGGCCGGCTATTCGCAGCGCTGGATCGAGCAGATCCTGCGCGGGCAGATGGGCTTCCGCGGGGTGGTGTTTTCCGACGACATCGGCATGGCCGCCTCCTTCAGTGCTGGCGGCGTGGCAGGCCGGGTGCACGCGCATCTGGATGCCGGCTGCGACGTGGTGCTGGTCTGCCACCCGGAACTAGTCGACGAATCGTTGCAGGCCGTGGCAGGCCGCAGCCTCAATACAGCAGCATTGATCGGCCTGATCGGCCGGGGCGTGCTGGGCTGGGATGGCCTGCTCGCCGGCACCGACGCCTCATTCACCACCTCCTTTTCCGCACCTCCCGGAACAACTGCCTGA
- a CDS encoding hypoxanthine-guanine phosphoribosyltransferase, with amino-acid sequence MSTLTISQALAQADLLVDRPAINAAVATLADAIARDYAGEMPVYLTIMHGALPFSGQLALELGARGQDLQFDYLHATRYRGETTGGELVWKHRPATALFGRRVVLVDDILDEGYTLQGVRQWCLEQGATDVRVAVLTVKRHDRCVPGVTADYVGVEVADRYVFGFGMDVNEQLRGIPAIYAMKQ; translated from the coding sequence ATGTCCACGCTCACCATTTCCCAGGCCCTGGCCCAAGCCGATCTGCTGGTCGATCGGCCGGCCATCAATGCCGCCGTCGCCACCCTCGCCGATGCGATCGCGCGCGACTATGCCGGCGAAATGCCGGTATATCTCACCATCATGCACGGCGCGCTGCCGTTCTCCGGCCAGTTGGCGCTGGAGCTGGGCGCACGCGGCCAGGACTTGCAGTTCGATTACCTGCACGCCACCCGTTACCGCGGCGAAACCACCGGTGGCGAGCTGGTGTGGAAGCATCGCCCGGCCACTGCGCTGTTCGGTCGCAGGGTGGTCCTGGTCGACGACATTCTCGATGAGGGGTACACGCTGCAGGGCGTGCGCCAGTGGTGCCTGGAGCAGGGCGCCACCGACGTGCGTGTGGCGGTGTTGACCGTCAAGCGCCACGACCGCTGCGTGCCAGGCGTCACCGCCGATTATGTCGGCGTGGAAGTGGCCGACCGCTATGTGTTCGGTTTCGGCATGGACGTCAACGAGCAGCTGCGCGGCATTCCCGCCATCTACGCGATGAAGCAGTAG
- a CDS encoding S-methyl-5'-thioinosine phosphorylase gives MSLNSIALAVIGGTGVYKLAQLDDVRTHEIETPHGAPSGPIRVGMLLGHRVAFLARHGEGHSLPPHKVNYRANIAALQQIGASRVLALNTVGGITEQFGPRVLACPDQLIDYTWGRVSTFCEESGSEVQHVDFGHPYSPMFRSKVIAAAKVTGVTMVAGGCYGATQGPRLETIAEIVRMRRDGCDLVGMTGMPEAGLAREKGLEYACLAIVANWAAGCGDAQEITMAEVLANVDAASSGLPELIGELARG, from the coding sequence GTGTCCCTCAATTCCATCGCATTGGCCGTCATCGGCGGCACTGGTGTCTACAAACTCGCGCAGTTGGACGATGTGCGCACGCACGAAATCGAAACGCCGCACGGCGCGCCGTCCGGTCCGATTCGTGTGGGTATGTTGCTGGGCCATCGCGTGGCGTTTCTGGCGCGTCATGGCGAGGGCCATTCGTTGCCGCCGCACAAGGTCAATTACCGCGCAAACATCGCTGCGCTGCAGCAAATCGGTGCCTCGCGCGTGCTTGCGCTCAACACCGTCGGCGGCATCACCGAGCAGTTCGGTCCGCGCGTATTGGCGTGCCCGGATCAGTTGATCGATTACACCTGGGGACGCGTGTCCACCTTCTGCGAAGAGTCTGGCAGCGAAGTGCAGCATGTGGATTTTGGTCATCCGTACTCGCCGATGTTTCGCAGCAAGGTCATTGCCGCTGCCAAAGTGACCGGCGTCACGATGGTGGCCGGTGGTTGCTACGGAGCGACGCAAGGGCCGCGATTGGAAACGATTGCAGAGATCGTACGCATGCGTCGCGACGGCTGCGATCTGGTCGGCATGACCGGCATGCCGGAGGCCGGGCTTGCCCGCGAAAAAGGGCTGGAATATGCGTGTTTGGCGATTGTGGCCAACTGGGCGGCCGGCTGCGGCGACGCGCAGGAAATCACCATGGCGGAGGTATTGGCCAATGTCGATGCCGCATCGTCCGGCTTGCCGGAGCTGATTGGCGAACTTGCACGCGGGTGA
- a CDS encoding cold-shock protein, with amino-acid sequence MPNGTVKWFNDAKGFGFISPEDVDANDVFAHFSAINSKGFRSLQEGQRVSYDVTKGPKGDQASNITPVE; translated from the coding sequence ATGCCGAACGGTACCGTCAAGTGGTTCAACGACGCCAAGGGATTTGGTTTCATCTCACCGGAGGACGTCGACGCCAATGATGTCTTCGCGCACTTCTCCGCGATCAATTCCAAGGGCTTCCGCAGCCTGCAGGAAGGCCAACGCGTCAGTTATGACGTGACCAAGGGCCCCAAGGGTGACCAGGCTTCGAACATCACGCCGGTTGAGTGA
- the pdeM gene encoding ligase-associated DNA damage response endonuclease PdeM — protein sequence MGDSVLLQLGGETVELLGERALYRPAQRALLIADLHLGKADVFRRAGIGMPAGGTAHDLQRLDALLAQREVDALWILGDLLHGPAPRAAWHRRWSAWREHHCALRVIAIRGNHDRALASADLHIEAAGEQVEDGPFVLRHDPFPHPARHVLCGHLHPLAALPGLSRRWPAFWLRERVTILPAFSHFTAGVVPTLVEGERLVACVEGDAMALPVR from the coding sequence ATGGGCGATAGCGTGCTGCTGCAGCTGGGCGGCGAAACAGTCGAATTGCTCGGCGAGCGAGCGTTGTATCGGCCGGCGCAGCGCGCATTGCTGATTGCCGATCTGCATCTTGGCAAGGCCGATGTCTTTCGCCGTGCGGGGATCGGGATGCCGGCTGGCGGTACTGCGCACGACCTGCAGCGGCTGGATGCACTGCTGGCACAACGCGAGGTGGATGCGCTATGGATTCTGGGCGATCTACTGCATGGACCTGCGCCGCGCGCAGCCTGGCATCGGCGTTGGAGCGCGTGGCGCGAACATCACTGCGCATTGCGCGTGATCGCCATCCGCGGCAATCACGACCGCGCCTTGGCCAGCGCCGATCTGCATATCGAAGCAGCTGGCGAACAGGTCGAAGATGGCCCGTTCGTGCTACGCCACGACCCGTTCCCGCATCCCGCCCGTCATGTGTTGTGCGGGCATTTGCATCCGCTGGCCGCACTGCCTGGGTTATCGCGTCGCTGGCCTGCGTTCTGGCTGCGCGAGCGCGTCACCATCCTGCCGGCGTTTTCGCATTTCACAGCGGGCGTTGTGCCCACTCTTGTCGAAGGCGAGCGTCTGGTTGCCTGCGTAGAAGGCGATGCGATGGCGTTGCCGGTGCGGTAG
- a CDS encoding ligase-associated DNA damage response DEXH box helicase, whose translation MSAAQQTRGTPLQQWRAWFAQRGWAPLPFQRDVWKRYLDGESGLLHTPTGSGKTLAAFGGPLLDALAARRRKLPVKPATTARRQQQRTLQVLWITPLRALATDTARALREPVEALGLDWQVGLRTGDASARDKRLARSGKLDVLVTTPESLALLLSYPDTAPQLSALRCVIVDEWHELLGNKRGVLLQLCLARLRGWAPDLRIWGLSATLGNLAQARDVLLPHRPDAALVSGVKPRAMTLETLLPESGERFPWAGHLGLAQLARVLQKIMQQRTSLVFTNTRAQAELWHQALSAVWPDDLATLALHHGSLDPSLRASAEQGLRDGRLRCVVATSSLDLGVDFPAVDQVLQVGSPKGIARLLQRAGRARHRPGESGHVVCVPSHALELVEYAAARRAIAHGHIEARPPPRLSLDVLAQHCVTLALGGGFNADALFQEVRSTDAFAALDNATWHAVLDFIVQGGSALAHYPDFHKVIRDDDGVYRVTDRRVALRHRLSIGTITSDGSVRVQFLRGGRLGAVEEQFVGRLRRGDRFQFAGRLLELVRLEDMTAYVRIAKDGSGAVPKWMGGRMPLSSALGREVEAVFADPGDAPEMQALAPLLRLQASLSSLPGPDHLLVESIKAREGRHIFVYPFAGRQVNEGLAALLAARWGRLQRNTFSFSANDYGFVLSPAQNVEFDARVLHTLLSPAGLFDDLRNSLNLGELARRQFREIARVAGLLSPSLPGRAPRSLRQLQASSGLLYDVLQRFDPDHLLLAQAEREVFEGQLELARLAHALEDCARRELRLCTPHSLTPLSFPLWAERVRGQLSTEDWKARVLRAAEQLERKHGR comes from the coding sequence GTGAGCGCCGCGCAGCAGACACGCGGCACGCCATTACAGCAATGGCGTGCCTGGTTCGCACAGCGTGGCTGGGCGCCGCTGCCGTTTCAACGCGACGTGTGGAAGCGCTATCTCGATGGCGAATCCGGCTTGCTGCACACACCGACCGGCAGCGGCAAGACGCTGGCGGCTTTCGGTGGGCCGCTGCTGGACGCCTTGGCCGCACGCAGACGCAAGCTACCGGTCAAACCCGCCACGACCGCGCGCCGCCAGCAACAACGCACGCTGCAGGTGCTGTGGATCACGCCCTTGCGCGCGCTCGCCACCGATACCGCGCGCGCCCTGCGCGAGCCGGTGGAGGCGCTGGGACTGGATTGGCAAGTGGGTTTGCGCACCGGCGATGCGAGTGCGCGCGACAAGCGCCTGGCGCGCAGCGGCAAGCTCGATGTACTGGTCACCACGCCCGAATCGTTGGCCTTGCTGTTGTCGTATCCGGATACCGCGCCGCAATTGTCGGCGCTGCGCTGCGTGATCGTCGACGAATGGCATGAGCTGCTCGGCAACAAGCGCGGCGTGTTGCTGCAACTGTGTCTGGCGCGCTTGCGCGGATGGGCACCGGACCTGCGCATCTGGGGCTTGTCGGCAACGCTGGGCAACTTGGCCCAAGCGCGCGATGTGCTGTTGCCGCATCGCCCGGATGCAGCGTTGGTGTCGGGCGTCAAACCACGCGCGATGACGCTGGAAACTTTGCTGCCGGAGAGCGGTGAACGTTTTCCGTGGGCAGGCCATCTCGGCCTGGCGCAGTTGGCGCGCGTGCTGCAGAAAATCATGCAGCAGCGCACCAGCTTGGTATTTACCAACACGCGCGCGCAGGCCGAGTTGTGGCATCAGGCCCTAAGCGCGGTGTGGCCGGACGATCTGGCCACGCTCGCGTTGCATCATGGCTCGCTGGACCCATCGCTACGCGCGTCCGCCGAACAAGGCTTGCGCGACGGTCGCCTGCGTTGCGTTGTGGCCACCTCCAGCCTGGACCTGGGCGTGGACTTCCCTGCCGTGGATCAAGTGCTGCAAGTCGGCAGCCCCAAGGGCATTGCGCGCTTGCTGCAGCGTGCCGGCCGCGCGCGCCATCGCCCGGGCGAATCCGGGCATGTGGTGTGCGTGCCCTCGCATGCGCTGGAACTGGTCGAATACGCCGCCGCGCGCCGCGCCATCGCGCATGGTCATATCGAAGCTCGGCCACCGCCGCGTCTATCGCTGGACGTGCTGGCGCAGCACTGCGTCACTCTCGCACTCGGTGGTGGTTTTAACGCCGATGCATTGTTTCAGGAAGTACGCAGCACCGATGCATTCGCAGCGCTGGATAACGCCACATGGCACGCAGTGCTCGACTTCATTGTGCAAGGCGGCAGCGCGCTGGCGCATTACCCGGATTTTCACAAAGTGATCCGCGACGACGATGGCGTGTATCGCGTCACCGACCGGCGCGTGGCGTTGCGGCATCGGTTGTCCATCGGCACGATCACCAGCGATGGCAGCGTACGCGTGCAGTTCCTGCGTGGCGGGCGACTGGGTGCGGTGGAAGAACAGTTCGTCGGCCGTCTACGCCGCGGTGATCGCTTTCAATTTGCCGGCCGATTGCTGGAACTGGTGCGGCTCGAAGACATGACGGCCTATGTGCGCATTGCTAAGGACGGCAGCGGCGCGGTGCCGAAATGGATGGGCGGGCGCATGCCGTTGTCGTCGGCATTAGGGCGAGAGGTTGAGGCAGTGTTTGCCGATCCGGGCGATGCGCCTGAAATGCAGGCACTGGCACCGTTGCTGCGATTGCAGGCGTCGCTGTCGTCGTTGCCTGGTCCGGACCATCTGCTTGTCGAAAGCATCAAGGCGCGCGAGGGCCGGCACATATTTGTTTATCCATTTGCCGGCAGGCAGGTCAACGAAGGGTTGGCTGCGTTGCTTGCTGCGCGCTGGGGCCGACTTCAGCGCAATACTTTCAGTTTTTCGGCCAACGACTACGGCTTCGTACTGTCTCCTGCACAGAATGTCGAATTCGATGCACGCGTGTTACACACATTGTTATCGCCCGCCGGCTTGTTCGACGATCTGCGCAACAGCCTCAATCTGGGCGAGCTCGCTCGCCGTCAGTTCCGCGAGATCGCACGCGTTGCCGGATTGTTGTCGCCATCGCTGCCCGGCCGTGCGCCGCGTAGCCTGCGTCAGCTGCAAGCCTCCAGCGGATTGCTCTACGACGTATTGCAACGCTTCGATCCTGATCATCTGTTGCTGGCCCAAGCAGAGCGCGAAGTGTTCGAAGGGCAGCTCGAATTGGCGCGACTAGCGCATGCATTGGAAGATTGCGCGCGCCGCGAGCTGCGCTTGTGCACACCACACAGCCTCACTCCGTTGTCGTTTCCGTTATGGGCCGAGCGCGTGCGTGGCCAACTGAGTACCGAAGACTGGAAGGCACGTGTGTTACGTGCCGCAGAACAACTGGAGCGCAAACATGGGCGATAG